Proteins encoded by one window of Nisaea sp.:
- a CDS encoding iron ABC transporter permease, translating to MRFALPVLLLVCAVIATLAAGVRSVPVPEIWHALIAFDPMNPLHIVVRDIRLPRLIAGLAAGASLGVAGSVMQSLTRNPLADPGLMGVNAGAAFTIVLGAFLLGRADGGFIAALSFPGAALASLGVFAIGGGLRGETGPVRLTLAGIALNALLMSLVSAIVLTRTEALEVFRFWAAGSLAQANVRPLLEMSAIAALGAGFALLLAPRLEALALGTGLAKGLGTKPGRIQLGALAVLTLLTGAAVSIAGPIAFLGLMVPPLARRISGHNLRMELLVSALFGATILLLADTAGRLLVAPTEIRVGIMTALIGAPVFIWIARRLRPGALT from the coding sequence GTGAGATTTGCCCTTCCCGTCCTGCTGCTGGTTTGCGCCGTCATCGCGACTCTCGCCGCCGGTGTGCGCTCTGTTCCCGTGCCGGAGATCTGGCACGCCCTGATCGCGTTCGACCCGATGAACCCTCTGCATATCGTGGTCCGGGATATCCGCCTGCCGCGCCTGATCGCCGGACTGGCGGCGGGTGCGAGCCTGGGGGTGGCCGGGTCCGTCATGCAATCGCTCACCCGCAACCCGCTGGCGGACCCCGGCCTGATGGGCGTCAATGCGGGCGCCGCCTTCACCATCGTTCTGGGCGCTTTCCTGCTTGGCCGGGCGGATGGCGGTTTCATCGCCGCCCTGTCCTTTCCCGGCGCCGCCCTGGCATCGCTCGGCGTGTTCGCCATCGGCGGGGGCTTGCGCGGCGAGACAGGCCCGGTCCGGTTGACGCTCGCCGGGATCGCCCTCAATGCACTGCTGATGTCGCTGGTCTCCGCCATCGTGCTGACGCGGACCGAAGCGCTGGAAGTCTTCCGCTTCTGGGCCGCCGGATCGCTCGCCCAGGCCAATGTGCGTCCGCTGCTGGAAATGAGCGCCATTGCCGCCCTCGGCGCCGGGTTTGCCTTGCTGCTGGCACCGAGGCTGGAAGCCCTCGCCCTCGGCACCGGACTTGCCAAGGGTCTCGGTACAAAGCCGGGCCGTATTCAGCTCGGCGCGCTGGCTGTCCTGACCCTGCTGACGGGCGCCGCCGTTTCGATCGCCGGTCCGATTGCCTTCCTCGGCCTGATGGTGCCGCCGCTCGCCCGCCGCATCAGCGGCCACAACCTGCGCATGGAGCTCCTCGTCTCCGCCCTCTTCGGCGCCACCATCCTGCTCTTGGCCGATACCGCCGGGCGCCTGCTGGTCGCCCCGACTGAAATCCGCGTCGGCATCATGACTGCCCTGATCGGTGCGCCGGTCTTTATCTGGATCGCCCGGCGCCTGCGGCCGGGGGCGCTGACATGA
- a CDS encoding iron ABC transporter permease: MKGTFLIIVLLLLAVLLGLSIGQVMIGPAALWDGLWHGSGPGALFLRVLRGPGVGTALGAGAVLGMSGAIFQILLRNPLASPDVMGFTSGAGLAAIWGVSAGIALPIPLFSAIGGLAAAGAVIFLASGRSGAHAALTLILVGLGVGFFAAAASSFIMTRLPHHEATEAQRWLTGSLAARNWDHVWQVFGLGAALTLALALQTRSLALLELGDDLAAGLGIRISLSRGLLAVTGVLLAATGVAVAGPLPFIALMAAPLGARLTGARHPAGKLASAAVAGAIITVLADLASRAAIPGLQLPVGVMTGILGAPYLIWLLLREMETGDL; this comes from the coding sequence ATGAAGGGCACATTCCTCATCATCGTGCTGCTGCTGCTCGCGGTCCTGCTCGGCCTTTCCATAGGCCAGGTCATGATCGGCCCGGCCGCGCTCTGGGACGGGCTCTGGCACGGCTCCGGGCCCGGCGCGCTGTTCCTCCGGGTACTGCGCGGCCCCGGCGTCGGAACGGCGCTCGGCGCTGGCGCGGTGCTCGGCATGTCCGGTGCGATCTTCCAGATTTTGCTGCGCAACCCGCTGGCCTCGCCGGACGTCATGGGTTTCACCTCCGGTGCCGGGCTGGCCGCGATCTGGGGCGTGTCCGCCGGAATCGCCCTGCCCATCCCGCTGTTCTCCGCCATCGGCGGGCTGGCTGCCGCCGGCGCCGTCATCTTCCTCGCCTCGGGCCGGAGCGGGGCGCATGCGGCCCTGACGCTGATCCTTGTCGGTCTCGGGGTCGGCTTCTTCGCCGCCGCCGCCAGCAGTTTCATCATGACCCGCCTGCCGCATCATGAAGCCACCGAGGCGCAGCGCTGGCTGACTGGATCGCTTGCCGCCAGAAACTGGGACCACGTGTGGCAGGTCTTCGGTCTCGGCGCGGCCCTGACCCTTGCCCTCGCCTTACAGACACGCTCCCTCGCCCTGCTGGAGCTGGGGGACGATCTCGCCGCCGGGCTGGGCATACGGATCTCCCTGTCGCGCGGACTGCTGGCCGTGACCGGCGTGTTGCTGGCCGCAACCGGCGTCGCCGTCGCCGGGCCGCTGCCCTTCATCGCCCTGATGGCCGCCCCCCTGGGCGCGAGACTGACCGGCGCACGGCATCCGGCGGGCAAACTGGCTTCGGCCGCCGTCGCGGGTGCCATCATCACGGTGCTGGCCGATCTGGCCTCAAGGGCAGCCATACCCGGCCTGCAACTGCCGGTCGGGGTGATGACGGGCATCTTGGGGGCGCCCTATCTGATTTGGCTTCTGCTACGAGAAATGGAGACGGGGGACCTGTGA
- a CDS encoding ABC transporter ATP-binding protein: MTHTVLKTEDLTLGYGDKAVIADLSLAFPDRQATSILGPNGCGKSTLLRALARLLRPSRGTVTLDGEDVFSLDTRALARRLAILPQAPNAPDGITVMELIKRGRTPWRGLLAAWSAQDLEKCTAALRHVGLEDQIDRPLNTLSGGQRQRAWIALVLAQDTPYLLLDEPTTWLDLRHQLEVLKLLQERNRHHSTTVITVLHDLNLAARYSDHLVLLGPDGLVATGTPDAVLSEENLHRAFGLDALVTPDPVTGTPIVVPR; the protein is encoded by the coding sequence GTGACGCACACCGTTCTGAAAACCGAAGACCTGACCCTCGGCTATGGCGACAAAGCCGTGATCGCGGATCTGTCTCTTGCCTTCCCGGACAGGCAGGCAACCTCCATTCTGGGCCCGAACGGCTGCGGAAAATCCACCCTGCTCCGCGCCCTTGCCAGATTGCTCCGCCCATCCCGAGGGACCGTCACCCTGGATGGAGAGGATGTGTTCTCGCTCGACACACGGGCGCTGGCCCGGCGATTGGCGATCCTGCCGCAAGCGCCAAACGCACCGGACGGCATCACCGTCATGGAGCTGATCAAGCGCGGCCGGACGCCGTGGCGCGGGTTGCTTGCGGCCTGGAGCGCGCAGGATCTGGAAAAATGCACCGCCGCCCTGCGTCATGTCGGTCTGGAAGACCAGATAGACCGTCCGCTGAACACGCTGTCCGGCGGGCAGCGACAGCGGGCCTGGATCGCGCTGGTGCTGGCACAGGACACGCCCTACCTGCTGCTGGACGAGCCGACAACATGGCTCGATCTGCGCCACCAGCTTGAAGTCCTTAAGCTATTGCAGGAGCGTAACCGACACCACAGCACCACGGTCATCACTGTGCTGCATGACCTCAATCTCGCGGCCCGCTATTCGGATCATCTGGTCCTGCTCGGCCCCGACGGGCTGGTTGCCACCGGCACGCCGGATGCTGTTCTGAGCGAAGAGAACCTGCACCGGGCCTTCGGGCTCGACGCATTGGTCACACCCGATCCCGTCACCGGCACACCAATTGTGGTCCCGCGTTGA
- a CDS encoding SRPBCC family protein, whose product MATVDMSVKLAASAAEVWEVIGDFLNLDKWHPAVEKSETIGEGGIRRLTSGGGGPTFDEVQLERDEDGRRMRYAILGKPFPLENYSSWMSVEDTDGGCVVRWRSAFAPDEGSETKANGIVSFIYKSGFDALVARFGAG is encoded by the coding sequence ATGGCGACTGTGGACATGAGCGTGAAGCTGGCGGCATCGGCCGCCGAAGTCTGGGAAGTCATCGGCGACTTCCTTAACCTCGACAAATGGCACCCGGCCGTCGAAAAAAGCGAGACTATCGGCGAGGGCGGCATCCGGCGCCTGACCTCCGGCGGTGGCGGGCCAACCTTTGACGAAGTACAGCTTGAGCGCGACGAGGACGGCCGCAGGATGCGCTATGCCATCCTCGGCAAGCCGTTTCCGCTGGAAAATTACTCCTCCTGGATGTCGGTCGAAGATACCGACGGCGGCTGCGTAGTGCGCTGGCGCTCGGCTTTCGCCCCGGACGAAGGCAGCGAGACCAAAGCGAACGGCATCGTCTCGTTCATCTACAAGAGCGGTTTCGACGCACTGGTGGCGCGGTTCGGCGCCGGCTAG
- a CDS encoding MFS transporter — translation MSVGAEAPVWGTERTRWDIVALAVGAGVVAALQVGKVPPALPALRADLDLSLVGGGWLASLLHLFAALFAILISMATDRIGPARLLVAAMLVIAVGSALGATSSSMFALFAGRALESLGFVATSIAAPTLIVAAARPMHRSLALGFWSAYFPIGAAIAMVAAPMLMAAAGWRGLWLADAVICVLFAGVLVFLTTPSRWPGVPRPSRERGFKQVLGTLRLPAPYLFSTAFFLYACAIFALMTWMPTFLIERLGYSLEGAALIGAAVVLVNIVGNLGAAWLMHRQMPRWLIIAISFIGIMGTAWFVFAGGAPDGLRVPAAIAMSCISGVLPAACLAGAPSHARTASEVATCSSVVVHGSNLGNLLAAPIFATVVTYFGGWSNGHLPMIGLGLAGLALVFWIKLVDKAG, via the coding sequence GTGAGTGTCGGCGCCGAGGCGCCGGTATGGGGGACGGAGCGAACCCGCTGGGACATTGTCGCGCTCGCCGTCGGCGCGGGCGTGGTCGCAGCCCTTCAGGTCGGTAAAGTCCCGCCGGCCCTTCCGGCCCTGCGGGCAGATCTGGACCTTTCCTTGGTCGGCGGTGGCTGGCTCGCCTCGCTGCTGCATCTTTTCGCGGCCCTGTTCGCCATTCTCATCAGCATGGCCACGGACCGGATCGGACCCGCCCGCCTGTTGGTTGCGGCGATGCTTGTCATCGCGGTTGGCTCCGCGCTTGGGGCAACATCCAGCTCCATGTTCGCCTTGTTCGCCGGGCGGGCGCTCGAAAGTCTCGGCTTTGTTGCCACCTCGATCGCCGCGCCGACCCTGATCGTTGCCGCCGCCAGACCCATGCATCGCTCTCTGGCGCTTGGGTTCTGGTCCGCCTATTTCCCCATTGGCGCCGCGATTGCGATGGTTGCCGCGCCGATGCTGATGGCCGCCGCCGGATGGCGCGGGCTCTGGCTTGCGGATGCGGTTATCTGTGTTCTCTTCGCCGGTGTTCTTGTTTTTCTGACGACACCGTCACGCTGGCCTGGTGTGCCGCGTCCCAGCCGGGAGCGCGGTTTCAAACAGGTGCTCGGGACATTGCGCCTGCCGGCCCCCTATCTTTTCTCGACGGCGTTCTTTCTCTATGCCTGCGCGATCTTTGCGTTGATGACCTGGATGCCGACCTTCCTAATCGAGCGGTTGGGATATTCTCTCGAAGGGGCGGCCCTGATCGGCGCGGCGGTGGTGCTGGTCAACATTGTTGGAAACCTTGGCGCGGCCTGGCTGATGCACCGCCAGATGCCGCGCTGGCTCATCATCGCCATCAGCTTCATCGGTATCATGGGGACAGCCTGGTTCGTCTTTGCAGGCGGGGCACCGGACGGTCTTCGGGTGCCCGCCGCGATCGCCATGTCGTGCATCAGCGGGGTGTTGCCGGCAGCCTGTCTCGCGGGTGCGCCTTCACATGCCCGGACTGCCTCAGAGGTCGCGACCTGCAGCAGCGTGGTCGTGCATGGCTCCAACCTCGGCAACCTGCTGGCGGCGCCGATCTTTGCCACGGTGGTGACCTATTTCGGCGGCTGGTCGAACGGGCATTTGCCGATGATCGGGCTTGGTTTGGCGGGCCTCGCGCTGGTGTTCTGGATCAAGCTGGTGGACAAGGCCGGCTAG
- the rnhA gene encoding ribonuclease HI has product MMKKRVEIYTDGACSGNPGPGGWGAILRYGDTEKELSGGDKETTNNRMEMMAAITSLETLTRPMHVDLYTDSTYVRDGITKWIHGWKKRGWRTADKKPVKNMELWQRLEAAVERHEIEWHWVKGHAGHPENERADELARLAIP; this is encoded by the coding sequence ATGATGAAGAAACGGGTCGAGATTTATACAGACGGTGCCTGCAGCGGCAATCCCGGCCCTGGCGGCTGGGGGGCGATCCTGCGCTATGGCGATACCGAGAAAGAACTCTCCGGCGGCGATAAAGAGACCACCAATAACCGCATGGAAATGATGGCGGCGATCACGTCTCTGGAAACCCTGACCCGGCCAATGCATGTGGATCTTTATACGGACAGCACCTACGTCCGTGACGGCATCACAAAGTGGATTCATGGCTGGAAGAAGCGTGGCTGGCGCACCGCCGACAAGAAGCCGGTGAAGAACATGGAGCTGTGGCAGCGCCTTGAGGCCGCCGTCGAGCGGCACGAGATCGAATGGCACTGGGTCAAGGGCCATGCCGGCCATCCGGAGAACGAGCGAGCGGACGAGCTGGCGCGGCTGGCAATTCCGTGA
- a CDS encoding homoserine kinase, whose product MAVYTAISDEDLASFLADYDIGDPLSFSGIAEGVENTNFMVRTTTGTYILTLYEKRVNPDDLPFFLNLMSHLADKGLSCPRPVLAKSGEALGTLNGRPAAIVTFLDGVWHRKVMPVHCRALGTELARMHAMGADFPMVRENSLSVQSWRPLLESCGPQADSVKPGLYAFLEAEIDFLEKNWPADLPRGVVHADLFQDNVFFLGDELSGFIDFYFACTDMLVYDLAICLNAWCFESDGSFNITKARLMITAYESVRKLSDAELAALPVLARGSATRFLLTRLYDWLNHPEGAFVKPKDPMEYHRKLSFHQSVTSSAGYGI is encoded by the coding sequence GTGGCCGTTTACACTGCTATTTCCGATGAGGACCTTGCGTCTTTTCTCGCTGACTATGACATCGGCGATCCGCTGTCCTTCTCCGGCATCGCCGAAGGGGTCGAGAATACGAATTTCATGGTCCGGACCACGACCGGCACCTACATTCTGACGCTCTATGAAAAACGGGTGAACCCGGACGATCTGCCGTTTTTCCTGAACCTGATGAGCCATTTGGCTGACAAGGGATTGTCCTGCCCGCGACCGGTTCTGGCGAAGTCGGGTGAGGCGCTCGGCACACTGAACGGCCGACCGGCGGCGATCGTGACCTTCCTCGACGGGGTCTGGCATCGCAAGGTCATGCCGGTGCATTGCCGGGCGCTCGGCACGGAGCTGGCGAGAATGCACGCGATGGGGGCGGATTTCCCGATGGTCCGGGAGAACAGCCTCTCCGTGCAGTCCTGGCGGCCATTGCTGGAATCCTGCGGGCCGCAGGCGGACAGCGTGAAACCCGGTCTCTATGCCTTCCTCGAAGCCGAAATCGATTTCCTGGAAAAGAACTGGCCGGCGGACCTGCCGCGCGGTGTTGTCCATGCGGATCTGTTCCAGGACAACGTCTTCTTTCTCGGAGACGAGCTGTCCGGCTTCATCGATTTCTATTTCGCCTGCACCGACATGCTGGTCTATGACCTCGCCATCTGTCTGAACGCCTGGTGTTTCGAGAGTGACGGCAGTTTCAACATCACCAAGGCGCGGCTGATGATCACGGCCTATGAGAGTGTTCGCAAACTCTCCGACGCCGAGCTTGCCGCCTTGCCGGTGCTCGCCCGGGGTTCCGCCACGCGCTTTCTGCTTACCCGCCTCTACGACTGGCTAAACCACCCGGAAGGCGCGTTTGTGAAGCCGAAGGATCCGATGGAGTATCACCGCAAGCTCAGCTTCCACCAGAGCGTCACCTCCAGTGCGGGTTACGGCATCTGA
- the ispH gene encoding 4-hydroxy-3-methylbut-2-enyl diphosphate reductase, producing MNKADLTILLATPRGFCAGVDRAIQIVERSLEKYGAPVYVRHEIVHNRYVVEGLERKGAIFVEELDQVPLDAPVVFSAHGVPKSVPAEAARRNMVYLDATCPLVSKVHLEAERHLKQGRHIVLIGHEGHPEVIGTMGQVPDGAITLVETRADAETVSFDGDPDLAFITQTTLSVDDTAEIVSVLQSRFPEMVGPAKEDICYATTNRQEAVKAISERCDGMVVIGAPNSSNSKRLVEVARGRGCDKALLIQRAVDIDWDWMADVTVLGITAGASAPEILVDEVIEACRAHRTVTIEEVTVAREDVHFKLPRELAS from the coding sequence ATGAATAAAGCCGATCTCACAATTCTGCTGGCCACACCGCGCGGGTTTTGCGCCGGGGTGGACCGTGCCATCCAGATCGTCGAGCGCAGTCTCGAGAAGTACGGCGCGCCGGTCTATGTCCGGCACGAGATCGTGCATAACCGCTATGTGGTCGAGGGGCTGGAACGCAAGGGGGCGATCTTTGTCGAGGAACTGGACCAGGTGCCGCTCGACGCGCCCGTCGTATTCAGCGCCCATGGCGTGCCGAAATCGGTTCCGGCCGAGGCCGCGCGGCGCAACATGGTCTATCTCGACGCCACCTGCCCGCTGGTCAGCAAGGTGCATCTCGAAGCCGAACGGCATTTGAAGCAAGGCCGGCACATCGTCCTGATCGGGCATGAGGGCCATCCCGAAGTGATCGGTACCATGGGGCAGGTCCCGGACGGTGCCATCACCCTGGTGGAAACCCGGGCGGATGCCGAGACGGTCAGTTTCGACGGCGATCCGGATCTTGCCTTCATCACCCAGACCACGCTTTCGGTGGACGATACGGCGGAGATCGTCTCGGTCCTGCAGAGCCGGTTCCCGGAGATGGTCGGGCCGGCCAAGGAAGATATCTGCTACGCCACGACCAATCGTCAGGAAGCGGTGAAAGCCATTTCGGAGCGCTGCGACGGCATGGTCGTCATCGGTGCGCCGAACTCCTCGAACTCCAAGCGTCTGGTGGAGGTCGCCAGGGGGCGCGGCTGCGACAAGGCGTTGCTGATCCAGCGTGCTGTCGATATCGACTGGGACTGGATGGCCGACGTGACGGTTCTCGGCATTACCGCCGGGGCCTCCGCGCCTGAAATCCTTGTCGACGAGGTGATCGAGGCCTGCCGGGCCCATCGCACCGTCACCATCGAAGAGGTGACGGTCGCTCGCGAGGACGTTCATTTCAAGTTGCCCCGCGAACTGGCGAGCTGA
- the gcvT gene encoding glycine cleavage system aminomethyltransferase GcvT translates to MTEQTLLKTPLHGLHVELGAKMVPFAGYDMPVQYPAGVKAEHLHTRTKAGLFDVSHMGQVKLTGADAARDLERLVPGDLDGLSVGQMRYSMFTNDKGGILDDLMVCRIEDGLMVVVNAACKDADIAHMRANLSSEITVLEDRALIALQGPGAEVALSALAPAAATLSFMTGAEMNVDGAACFVTRSGYTGEDGYEISVPADQADALARKLLAQNDVEAIGLGARDSLRLEAGLCLYGHDIDETTTPIEAALAWSIGKRRREEGGFPGADIILDQIKNGAPRKRVGILPDGRAPAREGTEIQAPDGTSIGIITSGGFGPCLEAPLAMGYVTTEHAAAGSAVNVVVRGKALPAKTAKMPFVPNGYKR, encoded by the coding sequence ATGACGGAACAAACCCTTCTCAAGACTCCCCTGCACGGCCTGCATGTCGAACTCGGCGCCAAAATGGTGCCGTTCGCGGGCTATGACATGCCGGTTCAGTACCCCGCCGGGGTCAAGGCCGAGCATCTGCATACCCGCACCAAGGCCGGGCTGTTCGATGTCTCCCACATGGGGCAGGTCAAGCTGACCGGCGCCGATGCCGCGCGCGATCTGGAACGGCTGGTGCCCGGCGATCTCGACGGGCTCTCTGTCGGGCAGATGCGCTACAGCATGTTCACGAACGACAAGGGCGGCATTTTGGATGACCTGATGGTCTGCCGGATCGAGGATGGCCTGATGGTCGTCGTCAACGCTGCCTGCAAGGATGCCGATATCGCCCATATGCGGGCCAACCTTTCCTCCGAGATCACGGTTCTGGAAGACCGCGCGCTGATCGCCTTGCAGGGCCCCGGCGCCGAGGTCGCGCTGTCCGCCCTCGCCCCGGCCGCCGCGACACTCAGCTTCATGACCGGCGCCGAAATGAATGTGGACGGGGCAGCCTGTTTCGTCACCCGGTCAGGCTATACGGGCGAGGACGGTTACGAGATTTCCGTGCCCGCCGATCAGGCCGACGCGCTTGCCCGCAAATTGCTGGCGCAGAACGACGTGGAAGCCATTGGGCTTGGCGCCCGGGATTCCCTGCGCCTCGAAGCCGGACTTTGCCTGTACGGCCACGATATCGACGAGACCACAACACCGATCGAGGCCGCGCTTGCCTGGTCCATCGGCAAGCGCCGGCGGGAGGAAGGCGGCTTTCCCGGCGCGGATATCATTCTCGACCAAATCAAGAACGGCGCCCCGCGGAAACGGGTCGGCATCCTGCCGGACGGCCGGGCACCCGCCCGCGAAGGCACCGAAATCCAGGCACCCGACGGCACCAGCATCGGCATCATCACCAGCGGCGGTTTCGGACCTTGCCTGGAGGCTCCGCTGGCCATGGGATACGTCACCACCGAACACGCAGCCGCCGGTAGCGCTGTAAATGTTGTCGTTCGGGGCAAAGCCCTGCCCGCCAAAACCGCCAAAATGCCGTTCGTCCCGAATGGCTACAAACGTTAA
- the gcvH gene encoding glycine cleavage system protein GcvH, with protein sequence MSERRFTEDHEWIDLDGEIGTVGITDFAQEQLGEVVFVEVPDVGKTVAKGDETAVVESVKAASELYAPVTGEVVEANAALADTPDLVNSDPEGAAWFYKIKISDKAEFDALMDADAYKAHAEA encoded by the coding sequence ATGAGCGAGCGTCGCTTTACCGAAGACCATGAATGGATCGATCTCGACGGCGAGATCGGTACCGTGGGGATTACTGATTTCGCGCAGGAACAGCTTGGCGAAGTCGTGTTCGTGGAAGTCCCGGATGTCGGCAAGACCGTCGCCAAGGGGGACGAAACCGCCGTCGTTGAATCCGTGAAAGCCGCAAGCGAGCTTTACGCACCGGTGACCGGTGAAGTGGTCGAGGCCAATGCGGCACTGGCCGACACGCCGGATCTGGTGAACAGCGACCCCGAAGGCGCTGCCTGGTTCTACAAGATCAAGATTTCCGACAAGGCCGAGTTCGACGCCCTGATGGACGCGGACGCCTACAAGGCGCACGCGGAGGCCTGA